A segment of the Robbsia sp. KACC 23696 genome:
TGTCGCGCTGGGCTGGCCCGGCGGCCAATCGGGCATACGCCGGGGCGGCATCCAGGGCGTCGTCGCGGGTCCCCCAGGCGCGTTGGCGGCAGTGGACGAGATGACGCGACCGGCATCGTCGAGGTCAAGCGTATAGCTGTCGGTCAGTCTGATATCGCGACTCGGCCGCGCGGACGCGCTGCCGCGGGCATCGGACGTATCAGACTTGCGTTGAGTGGACGCATCGGGACGAGTCGGGACATCGCTGTCACCGGCGGGCGAAAAAGGCAGACGATTGTTCGGAAGCGGCATATTGAATTGCGGTGAATGTCACCGCTTCGTGCGCGGAACGGCCACAGAGAAATAAACGGTCGTCGATGGCACGGCGCAGCCAAATGGCACCGCTACACCGCAGTCGACGAAAGCAAGTTGCTGTCAGCTAGCATGGAATGTGCCCGCCTGCCGCGCTTTCTCCGCCTTATTCCAATATGACGCACCCAACCCCGGGTATATCGATCTATCGGCCAAACAATGAGAGACCCGTCTTAATTATTATTAAATCAATATCAATAAGACATTTCCAATGGTAATTTTCCTTGGCTTTTCTCATTTCCAAAAAATTATTTTTAAATGGATATTTAGCCATGAAAACATCATTACGCCATCGACACATTGCTGCGTTAATACTGTTGTCCCCTTTCATACCGGCACAGGCGAGTGCCGACATATCGGACATGACGGGCGAGGCGCATGCATTCAGCATGGGCGGTGCGATTGCGCGGGACAATCCGCCGGCGGCGTATATCGGCGGCGCCGTGTTCGCCCGCGCGATCGATCAAACAGACGTGCCGATTATGCAAATCGACGCGACCATCGATCCGATATCGGCAGCCACCGATGCGTCCCCTATCACTGCGCCGCATCGTGACGCGCCGCTGCAAATAGGGAAAGGCATTACTGTTCCAGAGCAGGACCTCGATTATTCCAAGATACGGTGGCAACGGATGGACATCGGTTGGGTAGGTCATTTCGCTATCCGCGCGGCCGGCGCTGAAACGCTGCGCGCATCGCTGGCGCTCCATGGCGACGACGGTGAAACGCCGCTATCCGACGAGATCGCGCAAAAGATCGTTTTCCGTATCGCCGGGAACGACAAGAACGTGTTCGAGACCCGTGCGAAAGAGATCAGAGACAGCGCGAACTATTGGACGCCGCTGACATCGGGCGATACGATCCACATCGAAGTGGTCGCACCGCACGCGGTGCACCCCGCCACGTTTCGCATTCGCGTCCCGCGACTCTCTTATTTTTCCGATGCCCTAGCCAGCACACGCTACGCGGCGCCAGGAACGGCGCGCTATGCCCAACAGTTCTATGGCGCCGGCGCATGCCACCGCGACGTGATCTGTCGGCCGCAGACAGCGGCATTGCGCAATGCACGCGACGCGGTCGCAAAGATGGTCTATACCGAAACCAACGGAAAGTCATATATGTGTACCGGGACGCTGCTGAACAACGGACAGGTCCCTAAACGCGCGCTCTTCCTCACATCGCGCCATTGCATTCAGACGCAGAGCGATGCCGACTCCCTGCTGACCATCTGGTTCTATCAGACCACGCAATGCGGTGGCCCACCGGCGTCGATCGACCAACGCGTCACGCAACTCGGCGGCGGCGCCACGCTGTTATCGGCGCATCCGCTTTTGGACATGGCCCTGCTCTCGCTCAATCACGCGCCGCCCGCGGGCGCACACTATCAAGGGTGGAGCGCGAAGCCGCTGAAACGGGGCGAACCGATCACAGCGATACATCACCCCGCCGGCGATGCGAAGAAACATGCCATCGGCACGATCGCCGACATCGGGCTCTATCATCCCGAACGGGAACGCGCCAGAATCACCGTTCAGTGGGGCATGGCCGATGACGCGGGCGCCACCGAGGACGGTTCGTCAGGATCGGGCATCTTCACCGCCGACGCGGAGGGTGTGGCGCTGCGTGGCACCCTGAACGGCGGCTGGTCGCACTGCGGCGCCTCATTCGCGCGCAAAATCGATTACTACGCGCCGTTTTCCGATTTCTATCCTTCTGTTTCACATTACTTCGGACTACTTGACTGATAGGACATTCGGCCGGCCGTTACGAACACCCACGGCTGGCCGAAAGGCGTTTTCGAGACGTACCGAATACAAACAGTTCCCTTCACCCACTGTTATTTTTTAAATTCTTAATTAGGATTATTACGTTAATTAAACGAATATTTACCCATGAAACATCGTGCATTTATTAGACCTCTTATGTCGGTCTTTCTGCTCGCGCCGATCCACGCGCAGCCGGCTGCGAGATCCGACGGCCCGGTCGACAGACTGGGAAGCGAAGTAGCCATCAACGCTTCACCGGACACGCAGACGGGACGGGTATACTTCGTTTGTCCTATCGACAAGCATGCGGCGCCGCTGGTCCCCGTCGACAAACCGTCGCACGATATCGCAGAAAAAACGCGGCATGACACCGACGCGTCTGCCCTGAGCACGCCGATGCAGATGGTTAGGGCATTGCGGTCCCGGATCCCCGCATTGACGCTGCCCGGATAAACTGGAAACGGCTGGATATCGGCTGGGTCGGCCATTTCGATATCCGTGCAAACGGCGCGGAAACGCTCCGGGCTGCGCAGAAGCGCCGCTATAGCCAGGGGTTTTACAGCGCCGGGTGGTGTCAGCGCGATGTCGTCTGCCGACCGAAAAGTGCGGTATTACGCCAAGCGGCTAAGTCGGTTGCCGAAGGCGGCCCCGCTGCCTGCGGGAAGTGGATGGGCGAACGGCACGATGACTATGCACCGTTCTCGGACTTCTATCCTTCGGTGAGCCAATACTTCAACGTGTCCCGCTGAGCAATATGCCGCTGCGGGAAACGCTGTATATCGTATCGCGTGCGTTCAAGCGATAGGGGCAAAAAAACCGAATGCGCTGCCCGGACGCACGACCGCGCTGCTAGCGCAGTCGTGCTGTCGTGCAAAACAACGATCACGCCACCGCAGGTGTCACCGGCCGGCCACTTTTCAGCAGCAGCGACAGCACCAGGGTAATGGCGACATTCACCACCAGCGCCAGCAAGCCGATATAGATCGGATAGGACGCGCCACCAATCGCCACCGTGTACAGCGGCTTGATGCCTTGTTGCAACGCCAGCCCGGTACCGACGACCATACCCGCCGTCCAACCCAAGAACAGCGCCGGCAGTTTCAACCGCGAGGTGAACAAGGTGAACACCACGGCCGGGAAAATCTGCAGGATCCACACACCGCCGAGCAATTGTAGATCGATCGCGAATTTCGTCGGCACGAACAAGATGAACACCAGCGCCCCAAACTTGACGAACAGCGAAAACAGTTTCGCGCTCTGCGACTCTGCCTGCGGAGTCATATTCGGACTCACCAGCGGACGCCACAAATTGCGCGTGAACAGATTGGCGGCACCGATCGACATGATCGCCGCCGGCACCAAGGCGCTGATCGCGATAGCGGCCGCGGCAAAGCCGACAAACCACGCCGGAAAGACCTTGGCGAACAGCGCCGGCACCACTTGCGTCGCCGACGTGACTTTGATGTCGGCGGCGATGGCCATATAACCCAGCAGCGCGATCAGACCCAGCAACAAGGTGTAGGCCGGCAGAAAGACCGCATTCGTCTTGATCGACTTCTCGGAGCTGGAGCTCAGGATACCGGTCATCGTGTGTGGATACATGAAGGCCGCCATTGCCGAGCCCAGTGCGACACTGGCGTAGGCGGTAAATTGCGACGGCTTCAGCGTCAGGCCGGTTGCCCCGCCCTTCGCCGCGAACGCGTCGCCAGCGGCGGAGAAGACCGCGCCATAGCCGCCGAGCTTGCTCGGGATGATCCACACCGCCGCGATCACGACGATATAGATCATGATGTCCTTCACGAAGGCGATCATCGCCGGCGCGCGCAAGCCACTGGCGTAGGTATAGACCGCGAGGATAACGAAGGCCACGATCAAGGGCATTTCGCCATGCACACCCAGGCCTTCGATCACCACCTGCATGCCGACCAGCTGCAGCGCGATATACGGCATCGTCGCCAGAATGCCGGTCACGGCCACGGCCGCGGCAAACCATTTCCCGCCGTAATGGCCCTGA
Coding sequences within it:
- a CDS encoding serine protease translates to MKTSLRHRHIAALILLSPFIPAQASADISDMTGEAHAFSMGGAIARDNPPAAYIGGAVFARAIDQTDVPIMQIDATIDPISAATDASPITAPHRDAPLQIGKGITVPEQDLDYSKIRWQRMDIGWVGHFAIRAAGAETLRASLALHGDDGETPLSDEIAQKIVFRIAGNDKNVFETRAKEIRDSANYWTPLTSGDTIHIEVVAPHAVHPATFRIRVPRLSYFSDALASTRYAAPGTARYAQQFYGAGACHRDVICRPQTAALRNARDAVAKMVYTETNGKSYMCTGTLLNNGQVPKRALFLTSRHCIQTQSDADSLLTIWFYQTTQCGGPPASIDQRVTQLGGGATLLSAHPLLDMALLSLNHAPPAGAHYQGWSAKPLKRGEPITAIHHPAGDAKKHAIGTIADIGLYHPERERARITVQWGMADDAGATEDGSSGSGIFTADAEGVALRGTLNGGWSHCGASFARKIDYYAPFSDFYPSVSHYFGLLD
- a CDS encoding sodium:solute symporter — protein: MMNVEINPIAVGVFVGFFLLVTVIGFLASRWKAGDLTQLHEWGLGGRQFGAVITWFLVGGDFYTAYTVIAVPALVYSVGAYGFFALPYTIIVYPFVFLVMPKLWKVCHRYNHITAADFIQGHYGGKWFAAAVAVTGILATMPYIALQLVGMQVVIEGLGVHGEMPLIVAFVILAVYTYASGLRAPAMIAFVKDIMIYIVVIAAVWIIPSKLGGYGAVFSAAGDAFAAKGGATGLTLKPSQFTAYASVALGSAMAAFMYPHTMTGILSSSSEKSIKTNAVFLPAYTLLLGLIALLGYMAIAADIKVTSATQVVPALFAKVFPAWFVGFAAAAIAISALVPAAIMSIGAANLFTRNLWRPLVSPNMTPQAESQSAKLFSLFVKFGALVFILFVPTKFAIDLQLLGGVWILQIFPAVVFTLFTSRLKLPALFLGWTAGMVVGTGLALQQGIKPLYTVAIGGASYPIYIGLLALVVNVAITLVLSLLLKSGRPVTPAVA